A region from the Coffea eugenioides isolate CCC68of chromosome 9, Ceug_1.0, whole genome shotgun sequence genome encodes:
- the LOC113781968 gene encoding two-pore potassium channel 3-like — MEKEPLLPYVNTRRQPYSPQPPPPPPLSLCPLPENDEITIPPPNGCLTPSEFKDRLIFGTSPSSSSTPLMDSSSSTLVDALALSINSPRKTSSEDLKSNIVGEKCNLDQQNSQQSWLTDPNIPWTKGNLHRSKTAPAMAVINDFDHSSTPKPPVFGSQSIVRQAVVLLIIYLSLGVVIYAFNTDHFKATETHPVVDALYFCIVTMCTIGYGDITPDSASTKLFSIMFVLVGFGFVDILLTGMVSYVLDLQENYLLRTLKNGGAHDPGRFVIDVKKGRMRIRMKVALALGVVILCIGIGVAVMHYVERLGWLDSFYLSVMSVTTVGYGDRAFTSLPGRIFASIWLLVSTLAVARAFLYLAEARVDKRHRSMAKWVLGQDMTVAQFLAADIDNNGFVTKSEFVIYKLKAMGKISEMDILQVCKKFERLDTGNCGKITLADLMENHH; from the exons ATGGAGAAAGAGCCTCTCCTCCCTTATGTCAACACCAGAAGACAGCCCTATTCCCCTCAGCCTCCACCACCACCCCCACTTTCTCTGTGCCCTTTACCGGAAAACGATGAAATCACAATCCCACCACCCAATGGTTGTCTCACTCCATCAGAATTCAAAGATAGGCTTATCTTTGGCACATCTCCTTCATCCTCTTCCACCCCTTTAATGGACTCCTCTTCTTCAACTCTTGTTGATGCATTGGCTTTAAGCATCAATTCTCCAAGAAAAACTTCGTCTGAGGACCTAAAATCCAATATTGTtggagaaaaatgcaatctTGACCAGCAAAATAGTCAGCAGTCTTGGTTGACCGATCCCAATATTCCATGGACCAAAGGGAATTTGCACAGGTCCAAGACTGCCCCTGCTATGGCTGTTATCAATGATTTTGATCATTCATCAACTCCCAAGCCACCCGTGTTCGGTTCTCAGTCAATTGTAAGACAAGCTGTGGTTCTATTGATCATATATTTGTCTCTCGGTGTTGTTATTTATGCTTTTAATACGGATCATTTCAAGGCCACTGAAACACACCCTGTTGTTGATGCTTTGTACTTCTGCATTGTTACTATGTGTACTATTGGATATGGTGATATAACCCCTGATAGTGCTTCTACTAAGCTGTTCTCTATCATGTTCGTGCTTGTGGGCTTTGGGTTTGTTGATATTTTGCTTACTGGGATGGTTAGTTATGTTCTTGATTTGCAAGAAAATTATCTGTTGAGGACACTTAAGAATGGGGGAGCTCATGATCCCGGGCGGTTTGTAATTGATGTTAAGAAGGGGAGGATGAGAATTCGAATGAAGGTGGCATTAGCTTTGGGGGTTGTGATTCTTTGTATTGGAATTGGAGTTGCTGTTATGCATTATGTTGAGAGGCTTGGCTGGTTAGATTCCTTCTATTTGTCAGTTATGTCCGTCACTACTGTTGGATATGGGGATAGGGCATTTACTTCCTTGCCTGGTCGGATTTTTGCATCCATTTGGTTGCTTGTGTCTACACTTGCTGTGGCTCGTGCATTTCTTTACTTGGCTGAGGCAAGGGTGGATAAGCGGCATAGAAGCATGGCAAAATGGGTACTTGGACAGGATATGACTGTGGCACAGTTTCTTGCTGCTGATATTGATAACAATGGCTTTGTGAC CAAATCAGAGTTTGTAATATACAAGCTCAAGGCGATGGGAAAAATTTCGGAGATGGATATCTTGCAGGTATGTAAAAAATTTGAACGGCTAGACACGGGAAATTGTGGGAAAATTACTCTTGCAGATCTCATGGAAAATCATCACTGA